The region TGGCTATCACGTCACGGTGTTCGATGGCGATGCCCGCGCTGGCGGCATGATACGCAGCCAGATTCCCAAATTCCGTTTGCCCGAATCGGTGATCGACGAGGAAGTCGGTTATATCCTCGACCTTGGTGTGGAATTCAAGAGCGGTCACCGCATCGAAAGTCTCAAACAATTGCTGACGCAGGGCTTCGATGCCGTGTTCGTCGGCTCGGGTGCACCACGCGGGCGCGATCTCGATGTTCCGGGGCGCAAGGAAGCCGCCGCCAACATTCACATCGGCATCGACTGGCTGGCCAGTGTGTCATTCGGACATATTTCCAAAATAGGCAAGCGTGTAGTCGTTCTAGGTGGTGGCAACACTGCGATGGATTGCTGCCGTTCCTCGCGCCGTCTGGGTGGCGATGACGTCAAGGTGATCGTGCGTTCCGGCTTCGACGAAATGAAGGCATCGCCCTGGGAAAAGGAAGACGCCCAGCACGAAGGCATCCCGATTCACAACTTTCTGGTGCCCAAGGCATTCACGCACGACAACGGCAAGCTTACCGGAGTGACCTTCGAAAAAGTCGCGCCGAAAAAAGACGACAAGGGCCGTCGCAAACTGGTTCCGACGGGCGAACCAGATGTGCATTTTGCGTGCGACGACGTGCTGGTCGCGGTGGGACAGGAGAATTCGTTTCCGTGGATCGAGCGCGACCTGGGTCTTGAATTTGACGAGTGGAATATGCCAGTCGTGGACAAGATTACCCACCAGTCGTCGCTGCCCAAGGTGTTTTTCGGCGGCGATGCCGCATTTGGCCCGAAGAACATCATATGGGCCGTTGCGCATGGCCACGAAGCGGCCATCTCCATCGATAAATTCTGCCAGGGCGAAGATGTTGCCGTTCGTCCGCCGCCGATGGTGCATCTGCTGAGCCAGAAGATGGGTATCCACGAGTGGAGTTACGATAACGACATCACCAATGACCTGCGATACAAGGTTCCCCTCAAGGAAACCTCGATTGCATTGAAAAGCATCAAGGTCGAAGTTGAACTCGGATTTGATCGCAAACTCGCCTTCGCGGAAGCGCAGCGCTGTCTGAATTGCGATGTGCAGACCGTTTTCACGCCACGCCTTTGCATCGAATGCGATGCCTGTGTGGACATTTGCCCGATGGACTGCATTACGTTTACCGTGAATGCCGAGGAGGGTGATCTTCGTGCCCACCTCAGTGCGCCGGCACTCAATCTCACGCAGGATATATACGTCTCGGACGTCGTTAAAACCGGACGAATCATGGCCAAGGACGAAGACGTTTGCCTGCACTGCGGCCTTTGCGCGGAACGTTGTCCAACCGGTGCGTGGGACATGCAAAAATTTCTGTTGAATACCACTCAGGCGGGGCCGGGCTGTCGAAAGAAGCCCGCACCTGAGCCGATTCGCGAGGCAGCCGAATAATGAAACCACTATCCGCTGTCAACGATTTCGTCGTCAAGTTCGCCAACGTCAACGGTTCAGGTTCCGCGTCGGCCAATGAGCTATTTGCAAAGGCCATTATTCGCATGGGCGTGCCGGTCAGCCCGCGCAATATCTTCCCGTCGAACATCCAGGGATTGCCGACCTGGTACGAAGTACGAGTCACCGAGAAAGGCCATCTGGGCCGCCGCGGCGGCGTGGACTTCATGGTGGCGATGAACCCGCAGACCTGGGACGGCGACGTCAAGGAACTTGAGCCAGGCGGTTACCTTTTCTTCGACAATGCGAAGTCTTTGCCGGCATCACGGTTTCGTGAGGACGTCAATGTCATCGGCATGCCGTTGACGGAAATCAGCAATTCGACTTACGTCGACGCGCGCGAGCGGCAGTTAATGAAGAACATCGTTTATCTTGGTGCGCTCGCGTTCCTTCTGGGTATTGAGCACACGGAAATCGAAAAGCTGTTCAGCGAGCAATACAAAGGCAAGGAACGCCTGCTGGATTCCAACAAAAAAGCGCTGCGCCTCGGCCGCGATTATGCAACGGCGCATTTCAAACCCGTTGGCCTCAAGGTGGAGCGGCGCGATTTTGTAGGCGACCGGATTTTTATCGAGGGCAACAGCGCCGCGGCGCTCGGCTGTGTGTATGGCGGGGCCTCAGTCTGCGCCTGGTACCCGATCACCCCGTCATCCTCCATTGCCGAAGCGTTTGCCAAGTGGTGCCAGAAATATCGTGTCGACGCCGAAACCGGCAAGAACAAGTTTGCCATCGTGCAGGCCGAAGATGAGCTGGCATCGATCGGCATGGTGGTTGGAGCGGGGTGGAACGGCGCACGATCGTTCACGGCAACATCCGGCCCGGGCGTATCACTCATGCAGGAATTCATCGGGCTCGCCTATTTCGCCGAGATTCCGGTGACGATCATCAATGTGCAGCGGGGTGGCCCGTCCACCGGCATGCCGACGCGCACGCAGCAGTCCGACGTGCTGTCCTGTGCGTATGCTTCGCATGGCGACACCAAACATGTGCTGCTGTTTCCTGAAGATCCTTACGAGTGTTTTGAAATGTCGGCTACGGCACTGGATCTCGCCGACCGTTTGCAAACGCCGATTTTCGTCATGACCGATCTGGATATCGGCATGAACCAGCGGCTGTGCAAACCCTTCGCCTGGGATGACAAGCGCGCGTATGACCGGGGCAAGGTCATGACGCACGATGATCTGGAAAACGGTAAGGTGTTCGGCCGATATCTCGATGTAGACGGTGACGGAATTCCCTTCCGTACGTATCCTGGCACGCACCCCACCAAGGGCGCCTACTTCACCCGTGGTACCAGCCGTGATCGTTACGCCAAATACAGCGAATCCGGAATCGACTATGTCGACAACATGTCGCGATTGCTGCGAAAGTTTGAAACCGCAAAAGAACTTGTCCCGCAACCGGTCGTTCAGCAAGGGTCGCACAAGTCAAAGCTGGGGGTGATCTTTTACGGATCCACCAGTCCGGCCATGTCCGAGGCCATGGAAATGCTTGAGTCCAGCCGTGTATATGTCGACACGCTGCGTATTCTTGCGTTTCCGTTCAGTCACGCCGTGACAGACTTCATTGCGTCGCACGATCAGGTATTTGTCGTCGAGCAGAATCGCGATGGGCAATTGCGGACGCTGCTGGTGGCGGAACTCAATATTGACCCGGCCAAGTTAATCCCGGTGCTGCACTACGATGGCACCCCGATCACGGCACGCTTTATTGTCAAGGAAGTTTCCCAGATGGCGACGGCACTCAAGGTCACGCCAATGAGAAAGACCGTGCATGGAGGTTCCGCAGAATGACTTTTATCGCCAAACCCAAGCTGCATCATCCAACACTCGCCCTCAACAATGTCGGCTACACGCGTCGCGATTATGAGGGCACTGTTTCCACACTTTGCGCCGGTTGCGGCCATGATTCGATTTCGGCAGCCATCATCCAGGCTTGCTGGGAACTGGACATCGAGCCGCATCGCGTCGCGAAGCTGTCCGGCATCGGCTGCTCGTCGAAAACGCCCACCTATTTTCTTGGCAATTCCCACGGCTTCAATACGGTTCATGGCCGCATGCCATCGGTGCTTACGGGCGCCAATCTGGCCAATAGCGAACTGCTTTACCTGGGCGTTTCCGGTGACGGCGATTCCGCCTCGATCGGCCTGGGACAGTTCGCTCACGTAATGCGCCGCGGCGTGAACATGACGTACATCGTTGAAAATAACGGCGTCTACGGTTTGACCAAGGGACAGTTTTCGGCCACGGCCGATCAGGGATCCAAGTCCAAGCGCGGGGTGGTCAATCGCGATTCGCCGATCGATCTCGCGTCGCTCGCGTTGCAATTGGGCGCTACGTTTGTCGGGCGCAGTTTCAGCGGCGACAAGCAGCAGCTGGTGCCGCTGATCAAGGCAGCCATCGAGCATCAGGGCGCGGCGTTTATCGACGTCGTCAGCCCCTGTGTGGCGTTTAACAATCACGCCGGCAGCACCAAGAGCTATGACTACATTCGCGAGCACAACGAAGCCGTGAATCGCCTGGACTTCATTCCGCTGCGCAGCGAAATTACCGTCGACTATGGCAAAGGTGAAGTCACCGCGGTTCGTCAGCACGATGGCAGTACGTTGCTGTTGCGCAAGTTGCACGAAAGTTACGATCCGACCAATCGTGTCGCGGCGATGAATTACATCCAGGAGCGCCAAGCGCAAGGTGAAATCGTCACGGGCCTGTTGTATGTGGATGCGGAACCGCAGGATTTGCATGTGCATCTGAACACCCGGCCGGGCGCGTTCAATCGCATGAATGAAGCGGAGTTGTGTCCGGGAAGCGCGGCGCTGGATAAATTGAACGCGGGTTTGCGTTAGAACCTTCGACGGCCGGGAAGACTGACTGCCTATCTGCACTCGACCGGCAGTACGTCCTTCGGGGCGTCGGTCACGTTTGTTCCGCCAACATCCATGCCATCTGGAACTTTCTTGCCCGCGCAAACCCATGCGACGGGCACCAGTTGGCCGCCCTTGATACTCACGGCGGGGCGCCAGGTCAGGCGCTTGCCGGCAATCTTGCCGTTGGCGTCCGCGCGGAAAGTCATCGTGACAGCGCCATCGGTTACGGTAACAGCCGAAACGTAGTTGCCGATGATTGCTTTGCCGTCCGGCAATTCAGCCGCTTCGTTGTTGGCCGGAAGCGCACCTCTTTCCTTGTAATAGTTGGCTACTTTGTCTTTGGCGATCCTGGCCAAGGGAAGACTTTCTTCGACTTGCTCGCGCGGGATCTTGGCAAAGAACATCGGTATCGTCATCAGCGCGAGGATCGCGATGATCGCCATAACGATCACCACTTCGATGAGAGTGAATCCTCGCGCGGTTAGCGTGGGCTGAAAGGCGGATTTTTGCATTCGGCAATGATACCGGCAGCGACATTCGGATGGCATTGCGCGGTCGAAAAACTTTGCCAGACCGCCCGCCATGGCCGGAGCATCAAACTCAAGAACTGGCGCGGCGTTCCGGACAAAAACGGCCGAAAAGCCGCGCCAGTGCTTGAGTTTACTGCCGCTAAACTGTTTTCGGAAAATCCGGCTGCTTCGATGGCTGCGCATCATTGAACGCCGACAGCTTCATCGCGTGCTGATAGATGCCGACGATTTTCGGAAAACCTTCCAGCGCACACTTGAATCGATTGGCGTTGGCCACTTGCGGGATCAGGCAGATGTCGGCGAGCGTCGGTGTTTCACCGAGGCAGAAAGTGCTTTGGATTTTGCGGTCCGCGAGTATTTTTTCGAGCGCCGTGAACCCCTCGGCAATCCAGTGGCAATACCAGCGATTCTTCTGTTCATCGCTTATCTTCAATTCGTCCGAAAGGTAGCTGAGGACTCGCGTGTTGTTCAGCGGATGAATGTCGCACGCGATCATTTGTGCAACGGATCGAACCCACGCGCGCGGCATGACATCCGTGGGCAGCAAAGGCGGCTCGGGATGGGTCTCATCCAGATACTCGATGATCGCCAGCGATTGACCGAGCGTGAATTCACCGTCGACCAGATACGGCACCAGCGCCTGCGGATTGATGGCTTTGTAGGCGTCTTTCCGCTGTTCGCCATTGGCAAGGTGAATGTAACGCCGCTCGGGATCCAGGCCCTTGAGATTGAGCGCGATTCGCAGGCGATATGCGGCGGAAGAGCGGAAGTATTCGTAGACGATCATGGGTGCGCGATTATAATTCCGGGATGCACGATTATAGTCTGCCAAACCAATCCGCAAGTGCGACCAGGATTTCCCGCGACGCGCTGGCATCGTGGCTTGCGCATAGCCACACGTTGGCGGCGAGCGGGGACGGCGCATTCAGCGATGATGGCGAATCCGCCGTGCAAATGCACGCGGGGAAATCACTCAAGCCTGCCGCCGTGCTCATCCTTGTCATCAATCAGGTTGATGCGCCAACCGTGCTCTTTACCCAACGCACCGCCCACCTTACCGATCACGCCGGGCAAATCTGTTTTCCCGGTGGACGCGTGGAAGCGGATGATCGCGATCCCCTGCACACGGCGTTGCGGGAAGCCGAAGAAGAAACCGGTGTTGACGCAAACCGCATCGAGATCATCGGCACCATTCCGCAGTACACCACAGGCACGGGATATCTCATCACGCCTGTCGTGGGCTGGCTCGAGCCACCGGTCGCATATCGGCCGGATCCCACCGAGGTGGAAGAGTGCTTTGAAGTGCCATTCGAATTTCTGACCGACCTCAATAACCATCACCTCGAAACCGCCATGTACAAGGGCCGCATGCGCAGTTACTACGCGCTTCCCTACGGTCACCGATACATCTGGGGCGCTACCGCCGGAATGCTGGTCACCCTGACGCGTGTGCTCGGTGCGGCGCAAGGCCGAATGGTTGGTGAGCCTATACGTCATTCGCTGGATTCCGGCTGATAATTACGCATCATTTTTGTCTATAAACCCACCACAAAGGAAGCAACATGAACACCACTCCCAGCGGACTGCAATACGAAGATACGGTTCCCGGCGAAGGGGCCGAGGCAATCAAGGGCAACCACGTATCGGTCCACTACACCGGCTGGCTTTACACCAATGGTGAAGCCGGCGCCAAGTTCGACTCCAGCAAGGATCGCGGTCAGCCATTCCAGTTTCCGCTTGGCGGCGGACAAGTCATCCGCGGCTGGGATGAAGGCGTGGCCGGCATGAAAATTGGCGGCACGCGGCGGCTTGTGATCCCGCCGGAACTTGGCTATGGTGCACGCGGTGCGGGCGGCGTGATTCCGCCAAATGCGACGCTATTGTTTGAAGTTGATTGCTGGGGCTGATTTTGGGGGGGGGGGGGGGGGGGGGGGGGCGGGGGGGGGGGGGGGGGGGGGGGGGGGGGCGGGCGGGGGGGGGGGGGGGGGGGGGGGGGGGGGGGGGGGGGGGGGGGGGGGGGGGGGGGGGGGGGCGGGGCGGGGGGGGGGCGGGGCGGGGGGGGGGGGGGGAGGGGCGGGGCCCCCCGGAGGAGAAGGAAGGGGGGGGGGGGCGAGCGAAGGAGGCGGCGGCGGGGAGGGGGGGAGGGAGAGGGGAGGGGGGGAGGGGAAAGAAGAGGGGGGGGGAGGGGGGGGGGAGGAGGGGGGGGGGGCGGGGGGGGACGAAGCGGAAAGAACGGCCCCCCCCCGAAAGGGATGGAGGAGTTCCCCCGCCCCCCCCGAAGACGGACCCCCACGCCGGGCCCCCGGCCCGCGGCCCCCCCCCCCAACCGGGAGGGCCTCACGAAGACCACCCGGCGCGAAGGCCCGCCAGGGGGGGCCCCCCGCGGCGGGGGACGGCCCCCCCCCCGCCGCGGCCCGCGGGGGGGGGGGGGGGGGGGGGGAGGGGGGGGAGGGGGCGGGGGGGGGGGGGGGGGGGGGGGGGGGGGGGGGGGGGGGGGGGGCGGGAGGGGGGGGAGGGGGCGTCCCAAGGGGCGTGGCGCGCCGGCCACGCCGCACAAGCCGCGGGAGGGTGCGGGACCCCGAGGCGGCGCCCACCGCCCCGGCAGGCGCGCGAGGCCGGAGGCACCGCCGCGCACGCCGCGCGCCGCGCACACGAGCGGTTCGAGTTGGGCTCGAGGCGTGACGATCCACGTCGGGGCGCGCCACCAAGGCGAGCACACCAAAACAAGGAGCCGGCGCGCGAGTGCAGACAGCCGCCGCGCCCGGGCCGGGTGACGGCAGAAACGGGATCGGGGGCGGGCGCAGTCGGCCGAGGTGCGGTCGCGCGCTCCGCCGTGGGTGCCACACGCCACAAGGAAAATAGGCGGCTTACGGGGGTTTTCATCGCAGACCCGGGCGGCACAGCGGCGGGGCTCTTGAAATGGGGTTGCAACCGTCCTCGCACAGACGATTATCTGTCGCCGGGAAAGTTTCCGCTACAAGGCAATTCGCCGAAGTATTACTTTCTGCGCCGAGTCGTATAGCGTCGCGCACTTTGCGCATGTGTTCGCCGAGTTCACACCTTGTGCGACCCCACCTGCAAACGCTGATACAGATCATATTTTTCTTCAATTGCTCCATCCGACCCCGGCGATCGCTTCACCGTGATCCACACTCTCGCCGGAAAACCGCCGGCGAGATCCACGGTGTAGTTGATTTCTTCCTCCGCCAGCTCGCGCGCCGTCTCATAGTCCGGTGCTTTCCAGTCGAACAGCAGGTGCTGCGTCATCTGGTCCCTGAAAATCTCGATGTCGGCTGCATCAACTTCGACGACCTCGGCAAGCGTGCAGCGCGCGTGCCGGGTGAGTGAAAGAAACGAGGCATCGCAATGGCAGGGCGGATCGCAGCGGTAGCCTTGCGCCAAATTGCAAACCGCGAAACCACCCGATGTCACCCATTCGTCTTCGTCGCAGGCACCACCTTGCCGGTAGAGTTCTGCGTCGGAATTGTCGAGGCGCACCGCCTTCAGGAACTTGGGCATGCTACGAAAACCTGACCTTCAGTCTTTCCATCGTCTCGATCAGTTTCGCCCGGGTTCCCGATTCGAAAGCCGAGTGACCGGCGTCGTTGATGATGTGATAGGCCGCTTCCGGGAAGGCCTGCACCAGATCATCGGCTGACACGATGGGACACACCACGTCGTAGCGCCCCTGAACGATGGTGGTCGGAATATGGCGTATGCGGCCGACATGGTCCATCAAGAAGTTTTCCGGGAGGAAAATGTTATTCATGAAATAGTGCGCCTCGATGCGTGCCAGTCCCAGGGCCACGCGATCCGAGCCGAAATTGGCAACCACCACTTCGTTTGGCAGCAAGGTGGAACACGAGCCTTCATAGACGCTCCACACCCGTGCGGCCGGGAGATGAATCGCCGGATCAGGGTTTGACAGCAGCCTGTAATAACATTTCAGGATATCGCCGTGTTGATGTTCCGGGAGGTGGCCGGAAAATTTCCGCCATGCTTCGGGAAAAACATGTTTCAGGCCATACAGGAACCAGTCTATTTCCGACTGGCGGCAGAGAAAAATGCCGCGCAGGATCAAAGCCATGCTGCGTTCGGGATGATGCTCCGCATAGGCAATTGCCAGTGTGGAACCCCACGAGCCGCCGAATACCATCCAGCGTTCTATGCCCAAGTGCTTCCGGAGGGTTTCCATGTCCGCAATCAGGTGCGGCGTCGTGTTATCGCGCAACTCCCCAAGCGGGAGCGAGCGGCCGGCGCCGCGCTGGTCAAATATCACGATGCGGTAGAACGCCGGATCGAAAAACTGCCGGTGCGATGCCGATGCGCCCGCGCCGGGGCCGCCATGCAAAAACAGTACCGGCACGCCATTGGGATTGCCTGACTGCTCGAAATACATGGTGTGAATGGCGTCAAGCGGCAACAAGGCCGAGTGGTAAGGTTCGACGGGCGGGTAAAAGTCTGTCTTGATCGCGGCTGGGGAATCAGCGTACATGAAGGATTTCGTTGGAAAGTAAGTCGCAAGCGTAGCAGAAACTGTGTTTGCAGGTACCGGCACGCCGACAACAGCACCTCACAATAATTGACCGGCGTCAATGAAAGCGGTTTGTTGCAGTGCACTAAAATAGTGTATTGTCATCGTCATATTCAAAAGAAAAATGTCCGAATTCAGGGCATTGAGCGCATTGCAGGGGGCACTTCGGGAGAATCAGAATGCTGTATCAAGTTCATGAATTGCAGCGCGCCGTCATGGAACCCTGGCGCTGGTGGGCGCAAGCGAGTTCGGATAGTCTGAAGAGCCCGTACTCACTGCTATCTTTCGCGCCAAATGCAAACAAACTTGGTGCCGGCTTTGACCTGATGCTTCGGTTGACCAAACGCTACGGGCGTCCGGAATTTGGTATCACGCATGTTGACGTCGGCGGTCACCAGGCCGAGATTCATGAAGAAGTCCTGCTCGACAAACCGTTTTGCCAGCTGCTGCATTTCAGGAAAAGTCGCGCGATCAAGAACGAGCCAAAGGTGCTGATCTTCGCGCCCCTTTCCGGCCACTATGCCACTCTGCTGCGCGATACCGTGCGCACCATGCTTTCACATCACGATGTCACCATCACAGACTGGAAGGATGCGCGCGGCGTGCCTTTTAGCGAAGGCGCGTTTCACTTCGACGATTACGTCGCCTACGTGCAGGAGTTTGTCCGTTTCATGCAGCAACAGGATGGTGGCAACATACACGTGATTTCGGTATGCCAACCGACCGTGCCGGTGCTGGCGGCGATCTCCCTGATGGCTGCGCACGGCGAGACATTGCCGAAGAGCATGACCATGATGGGCGGGCCGATCGATACCCAAAGTAATCCGACGTCGGTCAACGATTTTGCCACGCGCCGTCCGCTGTCCTGGTTTGAGCAGCATGTGATCCAGCGGGTGCCTGTCAAATATCCCGGCGCGATGCGGCGCGTGTATCCCGGTTTCCTGCAACTGACCGGCTTCATCGCCATGAATCCGGAACGCCACCTTGAATCGCATCACGATTATTACAACCATCTGGTGGAAGGCGACGGCGAGAGCGCGGAAGCGCACCGGCGTTTTTACGATGAATACAATGCCGTGATGGATCTTCCGGCCGAATATTATCTGGATACGATTGTCCGGGTATTCCAGAAGCAAAGCCTTGCGCGCGGAATTCTGGATGTGGCCGGCGAGCGCGTTACTCCGGCGGCCATCAAGAAGACGGCCCTTTTTCACCATCGAGGGCGAACTGGACGACATATCCGGCAGCGGCCAGACCCAGGCCGCGCATACGTTATGCACCGGTCTTCCGGCCGCGCGGCGTCAACATTTCACCGCGCCGGCCGTGGGTCACTATGGCATTTTCAGCGGCCGCAAATATCGCGAAATTATCTATCCCAGGGTTCGCGAGTTCATCCGCAAGTACAACTAACGGGGGCCTCCCATGTCGAATCCACCTCCAGGCGCGCCGGACTATTTCGCGCTATTCCAGTCGATGTTTACGCCGCCCGGCACAACACCTGCGGTGCCGACGTCACCCGCGTCGCCGATGTTCGCCATGCTTGACCCCAAAGAGCTGGAGCGCAAGATCAGCGAACTTGAGACCGTGCATTCATGGCTGAAGGCCACGACCGGCATGATTGAGTTGTCGCTGCAGACCATGAGGTATCAGCAATCGTTGTTGAACACCTTTGCCGATAAAAAGGCCGCGCAGCCTGCGCAGGCGCAGGCGCCGAACATGGAAGAACTCACCAAGATGGCGGGGGCCATGAATCCGGCGTTGTGGGCGTTCAACATGATGCAGCAGCCCGACGCGCCGAAAGCGGCAAAAAAAGATCCGGCCCCTGCGCCGCGCGAGACGCCGAAAAAAACGCGGCGGTAAGGACGTCCGGTTCCCCCTGTTTTCGTGTGGACGGAATCCCGGCCCATTGATTTGGCGGCAGTTTCCGCGCCCGCGAATCGACATCGCCTCGCGGCAACTTGGCCGCAGCCGTGAAAAACGGCAATACGCATTCACACCGGGCCGTTTGCATGGCAACAGTAGAATGCAAGCATGAAGCTGTTCTATTGCGATGAGTTTGTGTTACCTCTGCCGCCTGGCCATCGGTTCCCGATGGAAAAATACAAGATGCTTCGAGAGGCGCTGGTGAAGAGCGGTGACTTTCCGGCCACGGATTTCGAAGTCCCTGAAGCCGCCACTTTCACTGAACTTACGCGTGCACATGGCGCCGACTATGTGCAGCGCATGGAAGGCGGGGCGCTTACGCCGGCCGAGATTCGCGCCATCGGCTTTCCGTGGTCTCGCGAGATGGTGGAGCGATCGAAACGTTCGTCTGGCGCCACCATTGCCGCCTGCCGTGCGGCAATGCGGGACGGTGTGGCCGCGAATTTGGCCGGTGGTACCCATCATGCCTTCCATGACCGCGGCGAGGGCTTCTGCGTGTTCAACGATGCCGTCATCGCCGCGCGCGCGATGCAGGCTGAAGAAGCCGTAGAGCGCGTGCTGATTGTCGATTGCGATGTCCATCAGGGCAATGGCTCGGCGTCGATTGTTGCCAGCGACAATTCCATCTTCACGTTCTCCATTCACGGCGCGAAAAACTATCCGTTCCGGCGGAAAATTCCCAGCGACCTCGATATCGATCTTGCGGATGACACCGCCGACGCCGAATATCTGACAGCATTGTCGGCGGGCCTGACGGAATCGTTTGCGCGTTCCCGGCCGCAGCTGGTGATCTATCTGGCCGGGGCCGATCCATATGAGGATGATCGTCTTGGCCGCTTGAAACTGACCAAACGCGGATTGCTGCGGCGCGATGAAATGGTGTTTGCGGCATGCCTTCACCACGCGACACCGGCGGCGATTGTGATGGCTGGTGGCTATGCACGAAACATCGTGGATACGGTCGAAATTCATGCGAACACCATTCGCCGCGCGCATTCTTTTTTCGCAAACGCTCAGTCCAAAGCCATTGCGCATGCTGGATGAAACGCCAGTACTGGCGAGCCCTGCAGGCCGAAATGCCTTGGAGAGCCGCGTGGATGCTTGGTTTACATCAAATGGCTGGGCGCCATTCGACTTTCAACACGAAGTCTGGAACGCGTATCAGCGCGGCGAAAGCGGCCTGATTCATTCCGCAACCGGCACCGGAAAAACGCTCGCCGCGTGGCTGGGTCCGGTGATGGAATGGATGCGCGATCAGGCGATTGATGCGAAGCCGCCGGCCTTGACCGTGTTGTGGATCACGCCGATGCGCGCGTTGTCTGCAGACACCCGTGAGTCGCTGCTGAAGCCACTGGAATGCATGGGTGTGGCGTGGACCGTCGGCATCCGTACAGGGGACACATCGAGCAGCGAGCGCGCCAAACAGAATCGCAAAATGCCCAGTGCGCTGATTACCACGCCGGAGAGTCTGTCGCTGATGCTGTCACAGGCGGGCGGGCGCGAGTCGCTCTCGTCACTGAAAGCGGTGATCGTCGATGAGTGGCATGAACTGCTGGGCACCAAGCGAGGCGTGCAGACCGAACTGGCGCTGGCGAGACTGCGGCGCTGGAATCCACGATTGCGCGTGTGGGGATTGTCGGCGACGCTGGGTAACCTTGACGAAGCGCGGGCGGTGTTGCTGGCCGGGGTTGGTGGCGGTGTTGGTGAAAATGGGAGATTGGTCGAGGGCATTCGTGACAAGCAAATCATCATCGACACCCTGATTCCCGATGACGTACAAAAATTTCCGTGGGCGGGACATCTCGGCTTTGCCATGGTCAACGAGGTGGCGCGTGAAATCGAATCCGTCACCGCGACAGGCGGAACCACGTTGGTGTTTACCAACACGCGATCGCAGGCCGAGTTGTGGTATCAAGCCTTGCTGGAAGCGAAACCCGAATGGGCAGGCGACATCGCGCTGCATCACGGTTCGCTCGACAAGGACGTGCGTGACTACGTGGAAGCCGGATTGAAGCGGGGCACGCTGAAGTGCGTGGTCGCGACGTCAAGCCTTGATCTGGGCGTGGATTTCTCGCCGGTGGAACGGGTGCTGCAAATCGGCAGCGCGAAAGGCGTGGCGCGATTGCTGCAGCGGGCAGGGCGTTCGGGCCATTCCCCGGGACGGGTTTCGCGGGTGACCTGTGTGCCCAGTCATGCATTCGAATTCATTGAAGCGGCCGCGGCGCGGCGCGCGGCGCACGCACGGCGGATTGAATCGCGGCGCGCAATCGAGAAGCCGCTGGATGTACTGGTCCAGCATCTGGTCACTATCGCCGCGGGTGAAGGATTCGTTGAAGATGAATTGTTCGATGAAGTATGCACCAGCCACGCATACCGCGATCTCACGCGCGAAGAATGGAACTGGGCGCTCGATTTCGTCGTCAAGGGTGGCGAGGCGCTGAAGGC is a window of Betaproteobacteria bacterium DNA encoding:
- a CDS encoding CoA pyrophosphatase; translated protein: MHAGKSLKPAAVLILVINQVDAPTVLFTQRTAHLTDHAGQICFPGGRVEADDRDPLHTALREAEEETGVDANRIEIIGTIPQYTTGTGYLITPVVGWLEPPVAYRPDPTEVEECFEVPFEFLTDLNNHHLETAMYKGRMRSYYALPYGHRYIWGATAGMLVTLTRVLGAAQGRMVGEPIRHSLDSG
- a CDS encoding FKBP-type peptidyl-prolyl cis-trans isomerase codes for the protein MNTTPSGLQYEDTVPGEGAEAIKGNHVSVHYTGWLYTNGEAGAKFDSSKDRGQPFQFPLGGGQVIRGWDEGVAGMKIGGTRRLVIPPELGYGARGAGGVIPPNATLLFEVDCWG
- the pip gene encoding prolyl aminopeptidase, producing MYADSPAAIKTDFYPPVEPYHSALLPLDAIHTMYFEQSGNPNGVPVLFLHGGPGAGASASHRQFFDPAFYRIVIFDQRGAGRSLPLGELRDNTTPHLIADMETLRKHLGIERWMVFGGSWGSTLAIAYAEHHPERSMALILRGIFLCRQSEIDWFLYGLKHVFPEAWRKFSGHLPEHQHGDILKCYYRLLSNPDPAIHLPAARVWSVYEGSCSTLLPNEVVVANFGSDRVALGLARIEAHYFMNNIFLPENFLMDHVGRIRHIPTTIVQGRYDVVCPIVSADDLVQAFPEAAYHIINDAGHSAFESGTRAKLIETMERLKVRFS
- a CDS encoding histone deacetylase, encoding MKLFYCDEFVLPLPPGHRFPMEKYKMLREALVKSGDFPATDFEVPEAATFTELTRAHGADYVQRMEGGALTPAEIRAIGFPWSREMVERSKRSSGATIAACRAAMRDGVAANLAGGTHHAFHDRGEGFCVFNDAVIAARAMQAEEAVERVLIVDCDVHQGNGSASIVASDNSIFTFSIHGAKNYPFRRKIPSDLDIDLADDTADAEYLTALSAGLTESFARSRPQLVIYLAGADPYEDDRLGRLKLTKRGLLRRDEMVFAACLHHATPAAIVMAGGYARNIVDTVEIHANTIRRAHSFFANAQSKAIAHAG
- a CDS encoding ligase-associated DNA damage response DEXH box helicase, translating into MLDETPVLASPAGRNALESRVDAWFTSNGWAPFDFQHEVWNAYQRGESGLIHSATGTGKTLAAWLGPVMEWMRDQAIDAKPPALTVLWITPMRALSADTRESLLKPLECMGVAWTVGIRTGDTSSSERAKQNRKMPSALITTPESLSLMLSQAGGRESLSSLKAVIVDEWHELLGTKRGVQTELALARLRRWNPRLRVWGLSATLGNLDEARAVLLAGVGGGVGENGRLVEGIRDKQIIIDTLIPDDVQKFPWAGHLGFAMVNEVAREIESVTATGGTTLVFTNTRSQAELWYQALLEAKPEWAGDIALHHGSLDKDVRDYVEAGLKRGTLKCVVATSSLDLGVDFSPVERVLQIGSAKGVARLLQRAGRSGHSPGRVSRVTCVPSHAFEFIEAAAARRAAHARRIESRRAIEKPLDVLVQHLVTIAAGEGFVEDELFDEVCTSHAYRDLTREEWNWALDFVVKGGEALKAYPEYRKVEWVAGLEDRFRVPNPAIARRHRMSIGTIVSDASMDVRFMNGARLGHVEESFIARLSSGDAFTFAGRTLELIRVRDMTAYVKPASQNRKLVPRWSGGKMTLSSQLAAGVREMLKDFREGRAHEPEMQVVARMLKVQHGVSRVPDMNELLFEQIESNEGYHIFVYPFAGRHVHTGLGALFSYRLGTIKPATFSFSVNDYGFELLSATPFAVNREIITALLSTDRLLETVLQSLNAAELSKRHFREIARVAGLVFQGFPGANKTHKQVQATSGLIFDVFAQWDPHNPLLSQSQREVLERELEFARLQEALAAMQKQRITIIRASRPTPFSFPLMVERFRERLTSEKLADRIQRMQLAFDGVRV